A part of Pararoseomonas sp. SCSIO 73927 genomic DNA contains:
- a CDS encoding tetratricopeptide repeat protein — MLAQAASSVSGPARRPSPPPAAAPGPEPQGVFGAYLAGRLAANESDAGVAAEALLAALGAEPDEPEILTRAFNAAVMDGRPEAVRLARRLPDSQLAALLLAGTDAQAGRWERAEARIRALPRQGSAQILQPLLLAWTQAGRGGTDTALATLRPFTEGGPLRGVAALHGAMIADVANRPRDAERLIRIAVAEAEEPNMRLTTIAAGILARSGREVDGARLFDAMAVGSDDIAMTAGPAARRAALAGRAVASPVEGMAEAQVALGAALRGQGAPELALILARLAQRLRPGFAPAGILAAESMADERHVAGALAVLEGIPAEDGMAPFVALRRAALLGRLGRGEEAMALLRRLAESHPEAPQPQLAMADMLRRQGRGAEAVGAYGTAIGRLGQPGPADWPLFHARAMAREQAGDWSGAQADLRQALTLAPDQPALLNHLAYGWVERGERLQEARAMLEKAVAARPGDGNIADSLGWALFRLGDVKGAIIWLEKAAELESRNATINDHLGDVYWAAGRHAEARFQWRRALGLDPEPDETGRLEAKMRDGLPAAAAALR, encoded by the coding sequence GTGTTGGCCCAGGCCGCCTCCTCCGTTTCCGGGCCCGCGCGACGGCCCTCCCCGCCGCCGGCGGCGGCGCCCGGCCCGGAGCCGCAGGGCGTGTTCGGCGCCTACCTGGCCGGCCGGCTGGCCGCGAACGAGAGCGATGCGGGCGTGGCGGCCGAGGCGCTGCTGGCCGCGCTCGGCGCCGAGCCGGACGAGCCGGAGATCCTGACCCGCGCCTTCAACGCCGCCGTGATGGACGGGCGGCCGGAGGCGGTGCGCCTGGCCCGGCGCCTGCCGGACAGCCAGTTGGCCGCCCTGCTGCTGGCCGGCACCGATGCCCAGGCCGGGCGGTGGGAGCGGGCGGAGGCGCGCATCCGCGCCCTGCCGCGCCAGGGCAGCGCGCAGATCCTGCAGCCGCTGCTGCTGGCCTGGACCCAGGCGGGACGCGGAGGCACCGACACCGCCCTCGCCACGCTGCGCCCCTTCACGGAGGGCGGGCCGCTGCGCGGCGTGGCGGCGCTGCACGGGGCGATGATCGCCGACGTGGCCAACCGCCCGCGGGACGCGGAGCGGCTGATCCGCATCGCGGTGGCCGAGGCGGAGGAGCCGAACATGCGGCTGACCACCATCGCCGCCGGCATCCTGGCCCGTTCGGGGCGGGAGGTGGACGGGGCGCGGCTGTTCGACGCCATGGCGGTGGGTTCCGACGACATCGCGATGACGGCCGGGCCCGCCGCGCGCCGGGCGGCGCTGGCGGGCCGGGCTGTCGCCTCCCCGGTGGAGGGGATGGCGGAGGCGCAGGTGGCGCTGGGGGCGGCGCTGCGCGGGCAGGGGGCGCCGGAGCTCGCCCTCATCCTCGCCCGCCTCGCGCAGCGGCTGCGGCCGGGCTTCGCCCCCGCGGGCATCCTCGCGGCCGAGAGCATGGCCGACGAGCGACACGTGGCGGGCGCGCTGGCGGTGCTGGAGGGCATCCCGGCCGAGGACGGGATGGCGCCCTTCGTCGCGCTGCGCCGGGCCGCGCTGCTCGGCCGGCTCGGGCGGGGCGAGGAGGCCATGGCCCTGCTGCGCCGCCTGGCCGAGTCCCACCCGGAGGCGCCGCAGCCGCAGCTGGCCATGGCAGACATGCTGCGCCGGCAGGGGCGGGGTGCCGAGGCCGTGGGCGCCTACGGCACCGCCATCGGCCGGCTGGGCCAGCCCGGCCCCGCCGACTGGCCGCTGTTCCACGCCCGCGCCATGGCGCGGGAGCAGGCGGGGGACTGGAGCGGGGCGCAGGCGGACCTTCGCCAGGCGCTGACGCTGGCGCCGGACCAGCCCGCGCTGCTGAACCATCTGGCCTACGGCTGGGTGGAGCGGGGCGAGAGGCTGCAGGAGGCCCGGGCGATGCTCGAGAAGGCCGTGGCCGCCCGGCCGGGGGACGGGAACATCGCGGACAGCCTGGGCTGGGCCCTGTTCCGCCTGGGCGACGTGAAGGGCGCCATCATCTGGCTGGAGAAGGCGGCGGAGCTGGAATCGCGCAACGCCACCATCAACGACCACCTGGGCGACGTGTACTGGGCGGCCGGGCGGCACGCCGAGGCGCGCTTCCAGTGGCGCCGGGCGCTGGGGCTGGACCCGGAGCCGGACGAGACGGGGCGGCTGGAGGCGAAGATGCGCGACGGGCTGCCCGCCGCCGCTGCCGCGCTGCGCTGA
- a CDS encoding site-specific integrase — MVALYGGQRLEELLELRPDDIVTEDGVDIMSIGAIHDRRRARVKTPSSVRRIPVHGALKQLGLLDYVRQMRQSGSRLLFPCFRRGGPDKSYGHGFTQWWTEYRRAVGAYKEGQDFHSMRHGVNTRLLAAKIPEPIIRTLLGHRQGNSMTGGTYNSGLPNAELASAMELLRYPELNLKLLNDRAALPQNR, encoded by the coding sequence CTGGTTGCGCTCTACGGAGGCCAACGCCTGGAGGAACTCCTCGAACTCCGGCCTGATGACATTGTGACGGAAGATGGCGTCGACATCATGTCGATCGGAGCGATTCATGATCGAAGGCGCGCACGCGTGAAGACCCCGAGCAGCGTGCGCAGAATTCCCGTTCACGGCGCCCTGAAGCAACTTGGGCTTCTCGACTACGTCCGGCAGATGCGGCAAAGCGGGTCCCGGCTCCTCTTTCCATGTTTTAGGCGAGGCGGGCCCGACAAGAGCTACGGGCACGGCTTCACCCAGTGGTGGACGGAGTACCGTCGCGCCGTGGGCGCCTACAAGGAGGGCCAGGACTTCCACTCCATGCGCCACGGCGTGAACACGCGGCTTCTTGCCGCCAAGATTCCTGAACCGATCATCCGGACGCTACTCGGCCATAGGCAGGGGAACAGCATGACAGGAGGAACGTACAACAGCGGCCTGCCCAATGCAGAACTCGCCAGCGCGATGGAACTGCTTCGGTACCCCGAATTGAATCTCAAGCTGCTGAATGACCGCGCTGCGCTCCCTCAGAACCGATGA
- a CDS encoding 4-(cytidine 5'-diphospho)-2-C-methyl-D-erythritol kinase gives MPEAAGTLAENAPAKVNLHLHVTGRRPDGYHLLDSLVVFAGAADRVTAAPGEGLTLSIEGPEAGGLAAEPDNLVLRAARLLAEAAGRDLPGVALRLEKRLPVASGIGGGSADAAAALRVLDRFWDLRMEATRLEALALRLGADVPVCLASRPALMRGIGEVLAPAPALPGFGMVLANPRVAVATPAIFRARQGGFSPAATLPERWADAAGLAAGLSALRNDLEPPAVALCPPVAEVLAALRALPGALMARMSGSGATCFALFADAGAAERAAGQLPGGWWRWGGAVRHG, from the coding sequence ATGCCGGAAGCGGCCGGAACCCTGGCCGAGAACGCGCCCGCCAAGGTCAACCTGCACCTGCACGTGACCGGGCGCCGGCCGGACGGCTACCACCTGCTGGACAGCCTCGTGGTCTTCGCCGGCGCCGCGGACCGGGTGACCGCCGCGCCCGGCGAGGGGCTGACCCTGTCCATCGAGGGGCCGGAGGCGGGCGGGCTGGCGGCGGAGCCGGACAACCTCGTGCTGCGGGCCGCGCGGCTGCTGGCGGAGGCGGCGGGGCGCGATCTGCCGGGCGTGGCGCTGCGGCTGGAGAAGCGGCTTCCCGTCGCCTCCGGCATCGGCGGCGGCTCGGCGGACGCGGCGGCAGCGCTGCGGGTGCTGGACCGGTTCTGGGACCTGCGGATGGAGGCGACGCGGCTGGAGGCGCTGGCGCTGCGGCTGGGGGCCGATGTCCCGGTGTGCCTGGCCTCCCGCCCGGCGCTGATGCGGGGCATCGGGGAGGTGCTGGCGCCCGCGCCCGCCCTGCCGGGCTTCGGGATGGTGCTGGCCAACCCGCGCGTGGCCGTGGCGACGCCGGCGATCTTCAGGGCGCGGCAGGGCGGGTTCTCCCCCGCCGCGACGCTGCCGGAGAGGTGGGCGGACGCGGCGGGGCTGGCGGCGGGCCTCTCGGCCCTGCGGAACGACCTGGAGCCGCCAGCGGTCGCGCTGTGCCCCCCTGTGGCCGAAGTGCTGGCGGCGCTGCGCGCCCTGCCCGGGGCGCTGATGGCGCGCATGAGCGGGTCCGGCGCGACCTGCTTCGCGCTGTTCGCCGATGCGGGGGCGGCGGAGCGCGCGGCCGGGCAGCTGCCCGGGGGCTGGTGGCGTTGGGGCGGAGCGGTGCGCCACGGATAG
- a CDS encoding DUF6538 domain-containing protein, producing MFASAIQPLEAARRPVSHIDVTQQRHTTVHATRRRPRRRTVHLALRGGRWIWRRRLPQGLLRHFGTDDSTCGFRDIQIALGTGDRGVAVLRAAPLDAEFERLVAVPMGATAGQIGTVGQALSAFRKRVVTWSEAERAARPAGVRGSDALVAEWTIGGNLGQDLCAFAEQPGVLGQPLPLGLLARLTEALAPGSDTSGKSYGVAAGELASALVAGADKSLIRTSLLGETAWRAAVAEGRARFFERALLANDTDLAEEHLGRFEAEEGMTFEPATRRIMLRYALQVLAEVARDDARRDRGKYPAPEADPVMDLFIQSGLADGTPGVTLDASIVETAVTSVSDGEQEVVTPAAPAEAGNPAFAPRFMRRLRLPYPQLKPAQPIRSARSKSATRTWPGVSSANSVATLRSTR from the coding sequence GTGTTTGCGTCGGCGATCCAGCCCTTGGAGGCGGCTCGGCGGCCCGTGTCACACATCGATGTCACACAACAGCGTCACACAACGGTCCACGCCACCCGGCGGCGGCCGCGGCGCCGAACCGTCCACCTCGCCCTGCGGGGCGGCCGGTGGATCTGGCGGCGGCGGCTGCCCCAGGGCCTGCTGCGGCACTTTGGAACCGACGATTCCACGTGCGGTTTTCGGGACATCCAGATAGCCCTGGGGACAGGTGACAGGGGGGTCGCGGTGCTTCGTGCCGCTCCTCTCGACGCTGAGTTCGAGCGACTGGTGGCGGTGCCGATGGGCGCGACGGCAGGGCAGATTGGTACGGTTGGCCAGGCCCTCTCGGCCTTCCGCAAACGCGTTGTCACCTGGAGCGAGGCAGAGCGGGCTGCCCGGCCAGCCGGTGTCAGGGGCAGCGATGCCCTAGTGGCGGAGTGGACCATCGGAGGCAACCTGGGTCAGGATCTCTGCGCCTTCGCGGAACAGCCGGGCGTTCTCGGCCAACCTCTCCCTCTCGGACTGCTGGCACGCCTCACGGAGGCGCTCGCGCCCGGCTCTGACACCTCTGGCAAGTCCTATGGCGTCGCGGCCGGGGAGCTGGCCTCCGCCCTGGTCGCAGGCGCGGACAAGTCGCTGATACGGACGAGCCTGCTGGGCGAGACGGCCTGGCGTGCGGCTGTCGCCGAAGGACGGGCCCGCTTCTTCGAAAGGGCGCTGCTGGCCAACGACACCGACCTTGCGGAGGAGCACCTGGGGAGGTTCGAGGCCGAGGAGGGCATGACCTTCGAGCCCGCAACACGGCGCATCATGCTTCGGTATGCGCTCCAAGTGCTGGCCGAAGTCGCGCGTGACGACGCCCGACGTGACCGTGGGAAGTACCCGGCGCCCGAGGCCGATCCGGTAATGGACCTGTTCATCCAGAGCGGTCTTGCCGATGGTACTCCCGGAGTGACACTCGACGCCAGCATCGTGGAGACGGCGGTGACGTCGGTGAGCGACGGCGAACAGGAGGTGGTGACACCGGCAGCACCTGCGGAAGCGGGCAATCCTGCATTTGCACCCCGCTTCATGAGGCGTCTGCGGCTGCCATACCCTCAATTGAAGCCCGCCCAGCCGATCAGGTCGGCGCGAAGCAAATCCGCGACTAGAACGTGGCCAGGCGTCTCTTCGGCGAACTCTGTGGCGACCTTGAGATCAACGCGATAA
- a CDS encoding LysR substrate-binding domain-containing protein yields the protein MNDAQLRCFHVAAAEGSFTRAAVRLNVSQPTISAQIAALEKGYGVKLFRRVGRSIELTELGGQLHSITGRLYAAQDEARALLGNQRKLVGGHLRIGAVAPFHVMPILQKLKNIHPEVTFSLRFGNSTAIHRAMLRYEIDIGVLANIKVGDARLHVQFLRRDEIVLLMKHDHALAHRARVTYQDLQNETLIIREEGSTTRSTFLDAAAAADHPLTRFVEMESREAAKEAVACGIGIAPVLRSEAGQDQRCRIVSIVAPAPHFDEFVACPADLQRMPVVRSFLEIAAVVAAELAVPEGPRVRRLNAAAP from the coding sequence ATGAATGACGCCCAGCTTCGATGCTTCCACGTCGCCGCTGCCGAGGGCTCCTTCACCCGCGCGGCCGTGCGGTTGAACGTGAGCCAGCCCACGATCTCGGCGCAGATCGCCGCCCTCGAGAAGGGGTACGGGGTCAAACTGTTTCGGCGGGTCGGCCGCAGCATCGAGCTGACGGAGCTCGGCGGCCAATTGCACAGCATCACAGGGCGGCTCTACGCGGCACAGGACGAGGCGCGCGCCCTGCTCGGCAACCAGCGCAAGCTCGTGGGCGGCCATCTTCGGATCGGCGCGGTTGCGCCCTTCCACGTGATGCCGATCCTTCAGAAGCTGAAGAACATTCACCCCGAGGTCACATTCTCGCTGCGGTTCGGTAACTCGACGGCCATCCACAGGGCGATGCTGCGCTACGAGATCGACATCGGAGTGCTGGCGAACATCAAGGTCGGCGACGCCAGGCTGCACGTCCAGTTTCTCCGCCGGGACGAGATCGTCCTTCTCATGAAGCACGACCATGCGCTGGCCCACCGCGCCCGCGTCACCTACCAGGACCTCCAGAACGAGACGCTGATCATCCGGGAGGAGGGCTCCACGACCCGGAGCACCTTCCTCGATGCGGCGGCTGCGGCGGACCACCCGCTCACCCGCTTCGTCGAGATGGAGTCCCGCGAGGCGGCGAAGGAGGCCGTCGCGTGCGGCATCGGCATTGCGCCCGTCCTGCGGTCAGAGGCGGGGCAGGATCAGCGGTGCAGGATTGTCTCAATCGTCGCACCCGCTCCGCACTTTGACGAGTTTGTCGCCTGCCCCGCCGACCTCCAGCGCATGCCGGTGGTTCGCAGCTTCCTGGAGATCGCGGCAGTGGTGGCGGCGGAACTGGCCGTCCCTGAAGGCCCGAGGGTAAGGCGCCTCAATGCAGCGGCGCCGTAG
- a CDS encoding cellulose binding domain-containing protein — MTDAMAHANPLNDMLLRTGVDETRSVDLKAAFGDSSMTFTLKNSDGDVVDAEILDGVLTLRAGEHGFSDLVVTGTDALGNTVTDNVRVHVAGENAFTVAVLPDTQNYTSNPALNHIFGDMTNWLVDNAESRNIQFVVGVGDITDNNNAAQWKIAEEALRRLDGKISYSMLPGNHDQASGGSAANHSTDYLDTIFSPDKQAATNPDTFGGVYDREPTRSANTYHTFQAPDGTKWLVLSMEFAPRDDVLRWAGDVIEGHLDHRVIIASHTLTTYAGRSDAFAGQIGAAPVQGYGVGNSAEGANDGEAVYRQLTSRYPNVVITLSGHVLGDSAETNITYSQHGNAVADIMADYQNGSTTELISRGGEGAIRLLVIDPDAGTISMDTYITERDEYLTGYRGKEELDRDGLTGPYRGHQETIGGLDLKAPELRAQADAGADQFVRTVGGTASVELDGTGTLNRGLAASYEWRDADGRVLSTEAVAKVDLAAGKHTLTLVVTDHDGRVTQDEMLLVVSGPGTLLTDNFNDGDARGWGPVPVPSFSEALEFGSTQELGLPALPGGGGGVMGFPATAPTLEGFLIRPDFGTAAGQTIRSYTLVLDMLVKAEHAGKWFALLQTDPAQSSSNDADLLINKSAGLGISGSYTGSFTYDAWHRVALTVTETNGGNATLAKYIDGVLVGTQSMPASRYAIDPVKGFLVFSDNAPNGTDLQTQPGFVSSILFADRAMGRAEIEALGGAKAQGILTAPPSSGHALQFDFGADAPFAPSLGNGAFTVVEPQSILDHTEFGTTDELGSAPMPGGVDEIMDIPATPADQGYLIKPGFGPADGGPIKSYTFIVDVFAPAAKGHWLALLQTDPTNVSDADFLVNMSGGIGINGSYTGTFKTDQWQRVALTVTDKGDGTVTLSKYIEGQLVGTQSMDASRYAIDPAKGFFIFTDEGHYQWNFETAPAQVNSVFFSDRVLTTAEIGAIGGARAGGIVAPSAVDSAHAVQFDFTGGSLAPSYGAGSLELWDRSTSGTYLDGWSVKGSVNAPGAQPGEGALHDRSDAVGKVLLWQGQGAEAWRDYRYDVTLTSTDNDEIGVAFYYQDQGNHYRFTMNTQTMQRELVRVQGGVETVLAEVRAGYRFNDALDLSVVVSEGRIDVLLDDRSVFGGPVLDSSPLSGGTVGVLSSGQKSSIFDNVVVNKLALTAHGEAAMRVFAGAGAETAQVVVSAAHSFGPADIIAYRWLVDGQVVGTGRDAVLDLAIGTESVTSEVTDAGGRTSSDLVALDIVGDGETLMREGFGSGSLGSSWRILDEGTLEGPSDWRVQDGRLYQNSNIYSEQLVANGPSNPDNWQKGWSPLGDGTFVLRKGTTALYQPEDGKAAAWRDYSVEARFHTPDDDGVGLVFYYQDPGNHYKMELDAQRGVWTLVRLVNGIEEVLGQAWGGYAVGKESHLRVDVLDHRITAYLDGEAIFPLPIEDRALSGGTFGLYSWGSKGVSFDDVAVVSLLNDAPSIAGDLRLEVVEGGVAVLTMADLAAVDPDDGAEELSFTVGAATHGEVLVEGVAASSFTQAQLAAGLVSFRHDGSETTAAGFSVILADGGEDGAGPAQADVVVAVTPVNDAPVVSAPGQVILEENRAEVATILASDGEGDAITFSLGGTDGALFAIGEDGHLRFKAAPDYERPTDADGDNLYDLVVRASDGVDVTEHAMMVAVQDVEEGGRGFEVIGVNDWYNPSWGGGFNATFRYTVQEADLVGGEVKAWAIMPNYEGAGRVTSAWASGFNGSVTVGPDADGDYAISTLGQAYKPTLRAGDVLTFTLQVQDAGFDAEDFAFAFDDLDRAPGTPTPSAMRVEAQRTNDWGSGINQNVTLHNAGAGTVEGWQVELDVASGVKVDTTSVWGATASRDGEGDIVFTSLDWNATVSGGGTASFGFNASYSGSNGLQLSSSDFHLLG, encoded by the coding sequence ATGACCGACGCCATGGCCCACGCGAACCCCTTGAACGACATGCTGCTGCGCACCGGCGTCGACGAGACGAGGAGCGTCGACCTAAAGGCCGCGTTCGGCGACAGCAGCATGACATTCACGTTGAAGAACAGTGATGGTGATGTCGTTGATGCGGAGATCCTCGACGGCGTCCTGACGCTGCGTGCGGGAGAGCACGGCTTCTCCGACCTCGTGGTGACCGGGACGGACGCCTTGGGAAACACTGTCACGGACAACGTCCGGGTCCATGTCGCGGGCGAGAACGCCTTCACCGTGGCCGTGCTGCCGGACACCCAGAACTACACCTCGAACCCGGCCCTGAACCACATCTTCGGCGACATGACGAACTGGCTGGTCGACAACGCCGAGAGCCGGAACATCCAGTTCGTCGTCGGCGTGGGCGACATCACGGACAACAACAACGCGGCCCAGTGGAAGATCGCCGAGGAAGCGCTCCGCCGGCTGGACGGCAAGATCTCGTACTCCATGCTGCCGGGGAACCACGACCAGGCTTCCGGCGGCAGCGCGGCCAACCACTCCACGGACTACCTGGACACGATCTTCTCGCCCGACAAGCAGGCGGCAACGAACCCGGACACCTTCGGCGGCGTCTATGACCGGGAGCCTACTCGCTCCGCGAACACCTACCACACCTTCCAGGCGCCGGACGGCACCAAGTGGCTGGTCCTCTCGATGGAATTCGCCCCGCGCGACGACGTCCTGCGCTGGGCGGGCGACGTCATCGAGGGCCACCTCGATCACCGCGTCATCATCGCATCGCACACCCTGACCACCTATGCCGGGCGTAGCGACGCCTTCGCGGGTCAGATCGGCGCCGCGCCGGTCCAGGGCTACGGCGTCGGGAACAGCGCCGAGGGCGCCAATGACGGCGAGGCGGTCTATCGCCAGCTGACCAGCCGGTACCCCAACGTCGTCATCACCCTTTCCGGCCACGTGCTGGGCGACAGCGCGGAAACCAACATCACCTACTCGCAGCACGGCAACGCGGTGGCCGACATCATGGCCGACTACCAGAACGGCTCCACGACCGAGCTGATTTCCCGGGGCGGCGAGGGGGCGATCCGCCTCTTGGTCATCGACCCCGACGCCGGCACCATCTCAATGGACACCTACATCACCGAGCGCGACGAGTACCTGACCGGCTACCGCGGCAAGGAGGAGCTGGACCGTGACGGGCTGACCGGCCCCTACCGCGGCCATCAGGAGACGATCGGCGGTCTGGACCTGAAGGCGCCGGAGCTACGGGCCCAGGCCGATGCCGGCGCCGACCAGTTCGTCAGGACCGTCGGCGGAACCGCCTCCGTCGAGCTCGACGGGACCGGAACGCTGAACCGCGGCCTGGCGGCAAGCTACGAGTGGCGGGACGCGGACGGCCGGGTGCTCTCCACCGAGGCAGTCGCCAAGGTCGACCTGGCCGCCGGCAAGCACACCCTGACCCTGGTGGTGACCGACCATGACGGGCGCGTGACACAGGACGAGATGCTGCTCGTCGTCTCCGGTCCCGGCACGCTGCTGACCGACAACTTCAACGACGGCGATGCACGGGGCTGGGGACCGGTGCCGGTGCCGAGCTTCTCCGAGGCGCTCGAGTTCGGCTCGACACAAGAGCTGGGCCTGCCGGCACTGCCCGGCGGCGGGGGCGGCGTGATGGGCTTCCCCGCCACGGCGCCGACGCTCGAGGGCTTCCTGATCCGCCCGGATTTCGGCACCGCGGCCGGGCAGACCATCCGCAGCTACACGCTGGTGCTGGACATGCTGGTGAAGGCCGAGCACGCGGGCAAGTGGTTCGCCCTGCTGCAGACGGATCCGGCGCAGTCCAGCTCCAACGACGCGGACCTCCTCATCAACAAGTCCGCCGGTCTCGGAATCAGCGGCAGCTACACTGGCAGCTTCACCTACGATGCCTGGCACCGGGTCGCCCTGACGGTCACCGAGACGAACGGCGGCAACGCCACCCTGGCGAAGTACATTGACGGCGTCCTCGTCGGCACCCAGTCCATGCCGGCCAGCCGCTACGCGATCGACCCGGTGAAGGGCTTCCTCGTTTTCTCCGACAACGCCCCGAACGGCACCGACCTGCAGACGCAGCCGGGCTTCGTCTCCAGCATCCTGTTCGCCGACCGGGCCATGGGCCGGGCGGAGATCGAGGCCCTGGGCGGCGCCAAGGCCCAGGGCATCCTTACGGCACCACCCTCCAGCGGTCACGCCCTGCAGTTCGACTTCGGGGCCGACGCTCCCTTCGCGCCGAGCCTGGGCAACGGCGCCTTCACGGTGGTGGAGCCGCAGAGCATCCTCGATCACACGGAGTTCGGCACCACGGACGAGCTGGGCTCCGCCCCGATGCCGGGCGGCGTCGACGAGATCATGGACATCCCCGCCACCCCGGCCGACCAGGGCTACCTCATTAAGCCAGGCTTCGGGCCGGCGGACGGTGGGCCGATCAAGAGTTATACCTTCATCGTGGACGTCTTCGCGCCGGCGGCCAAAGGGCACTGGCTCGCCCTGTTGCAGACCGACCCTACCAACGTCAGCGACGCCGACTTCCTGGTGAACATGTCCGGCGGGATCGGCATCAACGGCAGCTACACCGGGACCTTCAAAACCGACCAGTGGCAGCGCGTGGCGCTGACCGTGACCGACAAGGGCGACGGCACGGTCACCCTGAGCAAGTACATTGAGGGCCAGCTCGTCGGCACGCAGTCGATGGACGCGAGCCGCTACGCCATCGACCCCGCCAAGGGCTTCTTCATCTTCACGGATGAGGGCCATTATCAGTGGAACTTCGAGACGGCTCCGGCGCAGGTGAACAGCGTGTTCTTCAGCGACCGCGTGCTGACCACGGCGGAGATCGGTGCGATCGGCGGCGCACGGGCGGGCGGCATCGTGGCGCCCTCGGCGGTCGACTCGGCCCACGCCGTGCAGTTCGACTTCACCGGCGGCAGTCTGGCGCCGAGCTACGGCGCCGGCAGCCTGGAGCTGTGGGATCGCTCCACCTCCGGCACCTATCTCGACGGCTGGTCGGTGAAGGGCAGCGTCAACGCGCCCGGCGCCCAGCCTGGCGAGGGAGCGCTGCACGACCGCTCCGACGCCGTCGGGAAGGTCCTGCTCTGGCAGGGTCAGGGCGCGGAGGCTTGGCGGGACTACCGCTACGACGTCACGCTGACCTCCACCGACAACGACGAGATCGGGGTCGCCTTCTACTACCAGGACCAGGGCAACCACTACCGCTTCACCATGAACACCCAGACCATGCAGCGCGAGCTGGTGCGGGTGCAGGGCGGGGTGGAGACGGTCCTGGCGGAGGTTCGCGCCGGCTACCGCTTCAACGACGCCCTGGACCTCTCTGTGGTGGTCAGCGAGGGCCGGATCGATGTGCTGCTGGATGACCGGAGCGTCTTCGGCGGCCCGGTGCTCGACAGCAGCCCGCTCTCGGGCGGCACGGTCGGGGTCCTGTCCAGCGGGCAGAAGAGCTCGATCTTCGACAACGTCGTCGTCAATAAGCTGGCGCTGACGGCCCATGGCGAGGCAGCGATGCGGGTCTTCGCCGGGGCGGGGGCCGAGACGGCCCAGGTTGTCGTCAGCGCGGCCCACTCGTTCGGCCCTGCCGACATCATCGCCTATCGCTGGCTGGTGGACGGTCAGGTGGTCGGCACCGGGCGGGATGCCGTCCTCGATCTCGCCATCGGCACCGAGAGCGTCACGTCGGAGGTCACGGACGCGGGCGGCCGGACGAGCAGCGACCTCGTCGCGCTCGACATCGTCGGCGACGGCGAGACGCTGATGCGGGAGGGCTTCGGGAGCGGCTCGCTCGGCTCCTCCTGGCGCATCCTGGACGAGGGCACGCTGGAAGGGCCCTCGGACTGGCGGGTTCAGGACGGCCGACTGTATCAGAACTCCAACATCTACAGCGAGCAGCTGGTCGCCAACGGTCCCAGCAACCCTGATAACTGGCAGAAGGGATGGAGCCCGCTCGGCGATGGCACCTTCGTGCTGCGCAAGGGCACCACGGCGCTCTACCAGCCCGAGGACGGCAAGGCGGCCGCTTGGCGCGACTACTCGGTGGAGGCGCGCTTCCACACCCCCGACGACGACGGGGTGGGCCTCGTCTTCTACTACCAGGACCCCGGCAACCACTATAAGATGGAACTCGACGCCCAGCGTGGCGTCTGGACTCTCGTCCGCCTCGTCAACGGCATCGAGGAGGTGCTGGGGCAGGCCTGGGGCGGCTACGCAGTCGGCAAGGAATCGCACCTGCGGGTCGATGTCCTCGACCACCGCATCACGGCCTACCTGGACGGCGAGGCCATCTTCCCGCTGCCCATCGAGGACCGGGCGCTGTCGGGCGGCACCTTTGGCCTCTACTCCTGGGGCAGCAAGGGCGTCTCCTTCGACGACGTGGCGGTGGTCAGCCTCCTCAACGACGCGCCCTCGATCGCTGGCGACCTGCGCCTCGAGGTGGTCGAGGGTGGCGTGGCAGTGCTGACCATGGCCGACTTGGCCGCTGTGGACCCCGATGACGGTGCCGAGGAACTCTCCTTCACGGTCGGCGCGGCGACGCACGGCGAGGTCCTGGTTGAGGGCGTGGCGGCGTCGAGCTTCACCCAGGCGCAGCTCGCTGCCGGTCTCGTCTCCTTCCGGCACGACGGGTCCGAGACGACGGCGGCCGGCTTCAGCGTCATCCTCGCCGATGGAGGGGAGGACGGTGCCGGCCCGGCCCAAGCCGACGTTGTCGTGGCGGTCACGCCGGTGAACGACGCGCCGGTGGTCTCCGCCCCCGGCCAGGTGATCCTGGAGGAGAACAGGGCCGAGGTGGCCACGATCCTGGCGAGCGATGGGGAGGGCGACGCCATTACCTTCTCGCTGGGCGGCACCGACGGGGCTTTGTTCGCAATCGGCGAGGATGGGCACCTTCGCTTCAAGGCCGCGCCAGACTACGAGCGGCCGACGGATGCCGACGGCGACAACCTCTACGACCTGGTCGTCCGAGCCTCCGATGGGGTGGACGTCACCGAGCACGCGATGATGGTCGCGGTGCAGGATGTCGAGGAGGGCGGCCGCGGCTTTGAGGTCATCGGTGTGAACGACTGGTACAATCCGTCCTGGGGCGGCGGGTTCAACGCCACCTTCCGCTACACGGTGCAGGAGGCCGATCTGGTCGGCGGCGAGGTGAAGGCCTGGGCCATTATGCCAAACTACGAGGGTGCGGGTCGGGTCACCAGCGCCTGGGCGAGCGGGTTCAACGGGAGCGTGACCGTCGGGCCGGACGCGGATGGTGACTACGCCATCTCCACCCTGGGCCAAGCCTACAAGCCGACGCTGCGGGCTGGTGACGTGCTGACCTTCACGCTTCAGGTTCAGGACGCGGGCTTCGATGCGGAGGACTTCGCCTTCGCCTTTGACGACCTCGACCGCGCGCCCGGCACCCCGACGCCCTCCGCCATGCGGGTCGAGGCGCAGCGGACGAACGACTGGGGGAGCGGCATCAACCAGAACGTCACTCTGCACAACGCCGGGGCAGGAACTGTCGAGGGCTGGCAGGTCGAGCTGGACGTCGCCTCGGGGGTGAAGGTCGACACCACCAGCGTCTGGGGCGCCACGGCCAGCCGCGACGGCGAGGGAGACATCGTCTTCACCTCCCTCGACTGGAACGCGACCGTGTCGGGAGGCGGCACTGCCAGCTTCGGCTTCAACGCCAGCTATAGCGGCAGCAACGGTCTGCAGCTCAGCAGCTCCGACTTCCACCTGCTGGGCTAG